CCACACGGTGACTGCAATTCCGACGGCCCAGAGCGCGCCAGGGGCAGCGAGCACAACGAACGCGGCTGTCGCGATGACGACAGGCGCGAGCATCGACAGCTGCTTGAAGGCGCGGTCGACAACGAGGCCGATCACGAAGTTGCCGATGAAGCCGCCAGCGCCGAACATCGCGAGCAGCATGACGATTGTTGCGGGCGTGAGCGGGGCTCCTGTCGCGTCGGTGACCCGCTCAAGCGCGAGCCTGATGTAGGTGTAGGCGGCGAAATGGCCGAGCACAACGAGCACGTGTCCACCGAGCCCGAGTGAGACGCCGGGCACTCGAAGCGCCCGCCCGAGCGCGGCGAACCCGCCCGACTTCATCGCCGGAATGCGGGGAAGCGTCGCGCGCAGGGAAACGGCGAGGAGTAGCATCGCCGCCCCGATGATCGCGAACACTACGCGCCAGTCGAATGCGTTGGAAAGCATGACGCCAGCAGGCACGCCCGCAACTGTCGCGAGCGAGACGCCGCCCGAGGTGAACATGAGCGCCCGCCCGAGTCGCGCGGGGCCAACGAGGCTTGATGCGGCGCTGATCGACATTGACCAGAACGTCGACAGCGCCGCGCCAAGCATGAATCGCGCGACGAGGATGAGCCAGAACGACGGCGCAAGTGCGACGAGCGCATTTGACGCGGCTCCGAGCAGCGCCATCCAGATGAGGAGGGATCGCCTGTCAATCCTCGGGAAGAGGCTGCCGACGACGAGCGCCGTGATGAGGCCTGCGAGCGCCGTCATGCTCACCGTCTGGCCGGCCTGCCCGGTGGTGATGCCGAGACCTGCGGCCATCTCGGTGAGTACCCCGTTGGGTAGAAACTCACTCGTGACGAGCAGAAAGCTCATCGCCATCAGCGTGAGTAGGGCGGTGTAGGGCATGGGGTGTTGCTTCGCCGACAGTTCGCCGGCGACTGGGATGGGCGCGGTTGTGGTCATGGTTCTAGCGTTCCAGTGCGTAGGCCGGGCCGCCCGACCTGGCGAACCCGCTTCCCGACCGAACGTGCACAGAGCGCACCGGGCGCAGCACCCGGCGCGCCTCTGGTTAGACGTTGTCGAGCGCGGTTCGCAGATCCGCGATGAGGTCCCTAGGCGATTCGAGCCCTACCGAGAGCCTGAGGAGGCCCGGTGTGATCCCGAGGCGCTCGTTGATCTCGGGCGCGAACGTCGCGTGCGTCGAGCTCAGCGGGTGAATGATCATCGAGCGGGTGTCGCCGATGCCAGTCATCCGCGAGAAGACCCGCAGCCCATCGACGAAGGCGCGCGCACCGTCGATCCCGCCGCGCACAGTCACGCCAAACACCGACCCTGTGCGGGCACCGAGCCCGTTCGATGCAAGCCCGTAGTCGCGCACCGCCAGATCGTACAGCGGTGACGAGGGAAGCCCCGCGTAGTCGACTGACTCGATCTCCGGCTGCGCCTCAAGCCACGCGGCAATCTCAAGCGAGGAATTCACGTGCCGCTCCATGCGCAGCGACAGCGTCTCCATGCCCTGATGCAGCAGGAAACCATTGAACGGCGACAGCGACGGCCCGATGTCGTTCACCACCGCCTCGCGTGCGGCGCGCGCATACGCGCCGGGCCCGAAGCGATCAACCATCGAGCCAAGCCCCGGCTTCACATCAGTGATGAACGGGTACGAGCGGCCCGCAGCCTGCGCGGCGTTCCAATCGAAGTTACCGCCGTCGACGATCGCACCGCCAACCGCTGCACCGTGGCCGGTGAGGAACTTGGTCGTCGAGTGCACCACAATGTTCGCGCCGTGCTCGATCGGCCGGATGAGTGCCGGGCTCCCGACAGTGTTGTCGACGATGAGTGGCAGGTTGTGCTTCGCTGCGACCGCGGCGATGCGGCGTAAGTCGGTGACATCGTTGCGCGGGTTCGGGATCGTCTCGGTGTAGATCGCCTTCGTGTTGGGGTGGATTGCCCGCTCCCACTCGGCGTCGTCATCGGCGTCCCAGACATAGTCGACCTCGATGCCGAAGCGCTTGAAGCTGCGCCCGAAGAGGATGCGCGTCCCGCCGTAGATCGACGCGGTCGATGCGATCCTGTCGCCGTTCTGCGCGAGTGTGAAGAGCGCGGAGGAGATCGCGGCCTGGCCGCTCGACACCGCGACCGTGGCCGACCCGCCCTCGAGCGACGCGAGGCGCGCCTCGGCGACGCCGTTCGTCGGGTTGCCCTGGCGCGAGTAGATCGGATCGATGCTGCGTCCCGCGAAGCGGTCGACCTGATCGTCGAAGCTCTCGAACACGTAGCCTGCCGAGAGCGCGATCGGCGGCACGCGCAGGCCCGTGTTGAGATCGGGGTACTCGCCAGCGTGCACCTGACGGGTGTCGAAGTCGAAGCCCTCCCAGTCAGAGACGGGCTGTGCTGGTTCGGCCATGACTATGCCTCCTGGGTGAGTGCAGCGGTGGACGCGGGCGTGGTGGGTGCGGGCGCGGTTGAACTTGGCGCGCCGGAGCTTGGCTCGGTGGGTCCCGGCGTGCGAGCGGGCAGGATCGAGGCGATGCGCCGCACCGCCTCGCGGATCGTGTCGGGCGCGCACGCGAGGTTCAGACGAACGTGGCCCGCCCCCGCCGCGCCAAAGAACGCGCCATTGTTCAGCGCGACCTTCGCGTCTTCGAGCACCCGCGTGTATGGGTCGTCGCCGAGCCCAGCGTCGCGCAGGTCGAGCCACGCGAGGTAGCCAGCGCGCGGTACGGCGAGGTGCACGCCCGGAAGCTCGGCCGGCACGAGCTCGGCGAGCAGCGAGACATTCGCCTCGATCTGCGCGACGGCGCGGTCGAGCCAGTCGCGGCCGTCATTGAACGCGGCGACCGAGGCGTGCAGACCAAGGATGCTGGCGCGGGTCACGGTCTCGGGCGGCAAGTCTGCGAGCACCCGGTTCGCTCGGTCATCCGCCGCGACGATGACCGCGCATTTGGTACCCGCGATGTTCCAGCCCTTGCTCGCCGAGATCGTGGTGACCGAGAGCGCGCCGGCTGCCGCAGCGAGCGGGGCGAACGGCGTGAACGTCACGCCCGAGTGTGTGAGCGGGGCGTGGATCTCGTCTGACACGACTGCGACCCCGTGCGCCGCGGCAAGCCGTGCAAGCTCAGTGAGCTCATCGCGTGTATACGCAATGCCGTGCGGATTGTGCGGGTTGCAGAGCAGGAACACGTCGGCGCCGGCGGCGAACTCGCGCTCGATTGCCGCGAGGTCGAGACCGGCCGGGGCGTGCCCGTCTGACGCAGAGCCCGTGGTGAGCGGCACCTCCGCGATCTCGAACGGCAGTTCTTCGAGCATCTCGAAGAACCCGGGGTAGACGGGCGTTGGCACCACGACTCGGGTGCCGTTCGGCGCGAGCACACGCAGCGACTCAACGACGCCCGTGGCGACATCGGTTGCGAGGTGGATCCGCTCGTGCGGCACCTCCCAGCCCCAGCGATCGCGTGCGAAGTCGGCAAACGCGCCAGCGAGCGGACCCGGCCCGTCGAGATAGCCGAGGTCAGAGGCCTCGATCCGCTCGACGAGCGTGCGTCGAATTTCGGGCGCAACCGCGAAGTCCATCTCTGCAACGAAGAGGGGCAACGTATCTTCGGGGAACCGTGTCCACTTCAGGCTCGTACGCTGCGTGCGCAGCAGCGCTGGGTCGAGCTCGGCGAACGGTACGCCGCTCGGGTCTGCACTCTGGGTCTCCAAACAGTCGGCCATGCCACTCATCATGCACGCGACTCGCGTGGCGCGCGAGGACGGAGGTAACGCGGCGTCACGAAGCGCCGCGCCCCCGTCTCCCTGCCTTGCGGCTACGTCCGCGTGAGTGTGCGCACGATTCCTGAGGTCAGCGCCTCGAGCGGGCCGCGCTTGCCCGTCACCGAGAGGATGACACCGATGACGAGCACTCCCGCAAGCTGGACTCCGAACGCGCCGAGACCGGCGACCCACCAATTCGCTCCGTCTGGCATCTCGACGCCGGCGTAGAGCGGCGCGTAGACGAGGGCGGTCGCGAGCAGGTGTAGCGTGTAGATCGTGAGCGGGGCGGCACCCGCAGCGCGGAATACGTCTGTGAAGCGGCTGGGGCCCCGGTCGTGGGTGTCGAACAGGGTGACGAGCAGCCCGATGACGGCGAGTGCGATACCCACTGTGCGAAGCATTTCGGCCGGTGAACCCGAGTGGGGCGCGGCGATGAGCTGCGACCAGAGCTCGGGAGAGTTTGGCGAGCCGAACTGCTGCATGCCGAGGTATTCGACGAATGTCGCCATGTCGAGGCCGTCGGGTGCAGAGACGCCGAACCGCGCGAGGTTCGCGAGCGTCCAGTTCGAGATGAGCGTCGCCGCCGTCGCGAGGAGCGCACCGAACGCTGCGAGCCCGAGAGCCGAGCGGCCGAGTGTGCCGCGGGCGTTCGCCGCGAGCAGGGCTCTGGCAATCAGGATGCCGACGAGCAGGTAGGCAACCCAGGTGATTGCGGGGTAGACGCCGGTGAGGATCATTCCGCGCAGCGTCTCGAACGGCGCGTCGGCGACAGACTCAAACGAGGGCGATCCCGCCTCCTCGACGATGTCGAGTGCACTTCTGGCGGTCGCATTCACGAAGCCGCCGCCGAGCCAGAGGGCGCCAGCGGCGACCCCGATCAGCCAGGATGGGGCGACGATGAAGACCGCGACGAGAATCATCGCAACGCCGTAGTAGCTGAGCACGACAATGATTGGCACGTCGAGCGCGCCGAGCGCGAGACCGAGGACCATGAGGATCACACCGCGCAGCATGATCGATGCGATGGCCGCGCCAGGCCTTCCGGCGCTCAGCGCGCGCCGGCTGGCGAACACGGCGCTGATGCCTCCAAGCACAGCGAACAGGGCGGCAGCGATCCCGCTCGTGAGCGTCGTTGCGATCTCGCCCGCTCGCTGGTTGAGCTCGGACGCGGTCGGATCCATTTCGGAGACCGCGACCAGGTGATTTGCCATCATGCCGAGGACGGCGAGAAACCTGGCGAGGTCAATTCCGACGTAGCGTGCCGCCCCGCGGCCTGTGCCCGCTTTCGGGCGCGTCAATGACGGTGCAGTTCGTTCCATGGTCTCCAGTCTGCACGGGAGGTCCACTCCCGCGCGTCAGCCCGTGGGGTCACGCGTGTGGCACCAGGGTACCGTCGCAGTTAGGAGGCGCGCCGAATGTGGTCGCGCGCGTGTTCGAGCGCGGGCTCAAGCTCGTCGAAAAGGTGGTGGGGATCGCGCAGCGAGCGGATCACCCCGAGGCGTTCCAGCAGCGTCCGGTGGTGAGCCTGCACGCCCTTGATGAGCACGGTGACGCCGCGGCGCTCGAGGCTCGTGACGAGCCCGGCGAGGGCGTTCGCGCCCGTGGCGTCGATGATCTGGAGGTCGGAGAGGCGGAGGATTGCAACCTCGACGCCAGGCTCGTCGGAGATTGCCTCGACGAGTCTGTCGGCTGCGCCAAAGAAGAGGGAGCCCTCGACGCGGAAGAGCGCGATCCGCTCGTCGCCTTCGGCAGCCTCGCCGGGGAGTGTCTCGCGAGTCGCGACGCTCATGTTGCCCAGTGTGCGAAGCGCGAAGAACGCCGCGACGGCCACGCCGATTCCGACGGCGACGACAAGGTCAACGCTCACTGTGATGAGCAGAGTGACAGCGAATGTCGCGGCACTCGACTTGCCTGAACTAAAGACTCGCCGCGCTGTCTGCCACGACACCATGCGCGCCGCTGTCATCATCAGCACGCCGGCGAGTGCGGCGAGCGGAATCGCCCCGACGATCGGGGCAGCGACGAGTACGACAAGTAGGAGCGCGAGCGCGTGCACGATCGCAGCGACTCGCGTACGGGCGCCTGAGCGGACGTTTACCGCAGTGCGCGCAATCGCCCCGGTCGCAGGCATCCCACCAAAGAGGCCTGACGCGACGGACGCGAGGCCCTGCCCAAACAGTTCACGGTCGGCGTTCACGGGCCCCGTGTCTGCGATCGTCGCGGCAACGCGAGCCGAGAGCAGCGATTCGATTGCCGCGAGGGCCGCGACTGCCGCAGCCGGGCCAGCGAGCGAGGCGAGCATTGCCGCATCAAATGCTGGAAGCGTTGGGGCTGGCAGCGAACTCGGCAGCTCCCCGATATTCGGGAGCGCCGAGCCCATAAGCACCGCGGCGACCGAGACAACGAGAATCGCGACGAACGACGACGGGAAGCCAGGTGCGAACCTGTCGAGGAGCAGCATGATGAGCGCCACGGCGGCAACCGCGGAGAGGGGGAGGAGCGCCTCCGGCCAGCTCGCCTCGGTGATTGTCTGCCACGCGGCCACGACGGCGTTTGACGAGTGGCCCGTGTTCTCCACGCCGAGTGCCGCCGGAACCTGTTGGAGAAAGATGATGATGCCGATGCCCGCCGTGAATCCCTCGATCACTGGCCACGGGATGTAGCTCACGGCGCGGCCAAGCCTGAATACACCGGCAGCGACGACCATGAGGCCCGCCATGAGACTGACGACGGCGACGGCCGCTGGGCCGTGCAGCACGACGATGGGGGCGAGCACCACGACCATCGCCCCCGTGGGGCCTGAGACCTGAACGTTCGAGCCGCCGAACACGGCGGCGACGAGCCCAGCGACGATGGCGGTGATGAGCCCCGCTTCGGCGCCAACACCGGAGCTCACGCCAAACGCGAGGGCGAGTGGCAGCGCGACAATACCGACGGTGAGGCCGGCTACGAGGTCGCCGCGCCAGCCTGCCTTGAGGCCGCGGTAGTCGTCTCGAGAGGGAAGCAGGGAGCGAAGCCCCGCAAGAATTGAGGACACGTGTCGCCTTTCTCCTTGTCCTTCAATCATGCCCCACTCCCGCCCCGTGATCATTTGTTAATAGGAATTTCAAAAGAAAAGCTGGGCCGGAGACCCAGCTCAGGGATAGTCTGATCCAGAAAATAGCAAATAAGGGGAACCGATGGATATCTTCCTTTTCATTACGCAGTTGCTCGTTGTGCTCGCGTGCATCGTGATGGGCACGCGTTCGAGCGGTGTCGGGCTCGGACTGTGGGGCGGCACCGGCGTCGCGATCCTCGTCTTTGTCTTCGGGCTCGCCCCCGGAGCTCCGCCAGTCGACGCGCTACTCATCGTCCTCTCGGTGGTGCTCGCATCGTCGATGATGCAAGCCGCTGGCGGTATCGACTGGATGGTGTCGATCGCGGCGAAGGTGATCGCGAAGAACCCGAAGCAGATCACGCTCATCGCGCCGCTCACCGCGTTCCTCTTCTCGGTCGGCGCCGGCACCTCGAACATTCTCTACCCCTTGCTTCCCGTGATCTACGACCTGTCGTACCGAAACGGCATCCGCCCCTCGCGGCCGCTCTCGCTCTCTGTCGTTGCTACGGGCGTCGCGCTCGCCTGTAGCCCGGTCTCGGCGGCGATGGCAGCGATGATCGCCCTCACTGATACGGCGCCGTGGAACTTCGAGCTCATGGACATCATCAAGGTGACGCTCCCCGCAGCGATCGTCGGCATCTTCCTGGCGAGCCTGTTCGTTCGTCGCCTCGGTAAGGACATCGCCGACGACCCCGAGATCCAGGCGAAGATCGCCTCGGGCAAGCTCGTCGCCCCTGGTGCGACCGCGACCGAGGTGAAAGCCGAGGTTACAGTGACCACGCAGGGCCGCTGGGCAGCAATCATCTTCTTGTTGGGCGTGCTCGCGATCGTGATCTTCGGCCTCTTCTCGGGCCTCCGCCCGCTCACTGGCGAGGGCAACCCGATCTCAATGACGCCAATCATTGAGATCATCATGTTCGTCGCGGGTACGCTCATCATGCTCGTGTCGAAGCCGAAGGTGTCAGAGATCCCGACAATGACTGTGTTCCGCGCCGGTATGGTCTCGGCGATTGCACTCTTCGGCCTCGCGTGGCTCACAAACACGTTCCTGGGCGAGCACTCGCAGCTCGTCGCTGATGGCATCGGCGGCCTCGTCGACACCGCCCCGTGGATCTTCGCGCTCGGCGTCTTCCTCGTCTGTGTGCTGACGACGAGCCAGTCGACCGCCACGAACTCGATTGTGCCGATCGGCCTCGCTGCAGGAATCCCGCTTGGCCTCATGAGCGGCATGTGGGCTGGCGCGTTCGCAGGCATCTACCTGCTTCCGACAAACGGTTCACAGATCGCCGCGGCGAACTTCGACGAGTCGGGCTCCACGAAGCTCGGCACGAAGCTCGTGGACCACTCCTTCTTCCTGCCGACACTGATTCTTGCCGTGGCGACGATCGCCGTCGGCTCGCTGTTTGGCGTGATCTGGGGCGGCTAACCTCAGCACCAACGGCTCGGGCCTCGGCGGATTCGTTCCGCCGAGGCCCGTGCTGTTCGGCCCCGACTGTAACCGGTCGCCCCGTGGGCTACGCAGCAGGTTGCCGCAGGAAGCTCTGCACCGTCGGTGAGCCGGGGATGTGGATCTGCTTCGCAGCGACGTAGCCGAGCCGCTCGTAGCGGGCGTCGTTCGCGGGGTTTGAAGACTCGAGGTAGGTCTGCATTCCCGCCGCATCGTAGCGTTCGAGCGCCGCTGAGACGAGCCGCATGCCGATTCCAAGCCCGCGCGCCCCAGGTGCGACCGCGAGCAGCGAAAGGTAGGCGTGAGGCTCGGTGGGGCGCGCCTCGGCAAAGAGCTCGCCCTCGTTGAGAAGCGAATCGGCGGCCGCGTCGCCGATCGTGCTTCGCAGCAGCGCTTCGTAGGCCGGCTCGTCGTTCACGTGCACCTCGTTCTCGCCCGGCGGGAACCATGTCGAGACGGCGCCGAGGGAGCCGTCGGGGAGCACAGCTACGAGCGGTTCGCCGTACTTCACCGCCTGGTCCGCCATGAACCGCCAGTGGGCGAGCGCATGCGCCGCCCTGTCGGGGTGCTCAGGGAAGACCGGGCCCCAGACCGGGTCGTCATTAAACCCGTCGCGCAGGATCGCTGCAGTCTCGTCGAGGTCCGACTCCCGCAAGGGGCGAACTGTAAAGGAAGCTGTGCCGCTTGTCATGGCCTGATCCTACTGCGAGCGAAGCCTCGTCGCGCCTCTGCGCTGCGACGTAGTTCCGCGCGAGACTGTGTCGGTGCGATCCGGCGCGGCGCCGGCTACGCCGTGGCGGCGCGGAACGCGTCCCAGGATCGCTTGCACGCCTGGGCGATCTCGTCGATGTGGGCCGGATCCTCTTCGATCCACTCGGTGCCAGGCTCCTGCAGTTCAGCTGCAGCGGCGTCTCCGAGCAGGAACTCGCGCAGGAACTCGGCCTGCACCGCGCCGAGTCGCAATCCCGCGGCGTCGGCCTCTGCCCGCATCGCACCGAATCGCTCGCCCGCGGCGCGGATCTCCTCGCTGCCGAGGTACGGCTGGTTCAGCAGCACGTCGTCCGGGGTTGCCGCACCAAAACCCTCGCGATGCGCAGCTGCGAGCGCGCGCAGCGCAGCTGGATCCATCGTCGGGCGATCCTCGGGGTCGCGCTCCTCGCCGTCGTGGTCGCCACGGTTTGAGAGTGCGACGATGGCGGGCAGGCGATCCTTCTCGGCGCGCTCGACGTTCACGGCGCCCTCGCGGGTCGTCGTCGTGTTCATGGTGTCGTGGAACGAGAGGCGGGTGAATGAGCCGCCCCGCTCAAGCCCCTGAGCGACGAATCTGTCGGTGAGCTCCTCGCGGGTGCGCTCGTACACGCCGAGCCCCTGCTCGGCAGTCTCGGCGAACGCGTCGACGAGGCGCTGCAGCCCCTCGTCGGTGCCCGGGATCTCGAGGATCGGGAAGAACGAGAACGTCACCGGGCGGATCGCGTCCACGCCCGTGAGGTCGACCTTCTGCCACGCTCCGGCCTCGCGCACTCGCTCAATCGCGGCGGCGAGATCGGAGCGCACATCGGCAGGCTTCTTGCGGTTTGGGTCGCGGATGAGTCGCGGGTGCGGGTTGATCACGGCGACGATGCGCGGATCGATCTCGGCCCAGCGGCGCACGATCGCGGCTGTAGCGACATCGCTGAAGTCATACTGGAGCCTGCGCGTGAGCGCTGGCGAGAGGAACTCGGCAAGCTCCTCTGGGATCGCGGCACCCGAGTGCGGGGTTGCGACGAGCAGGTCGGCGTCGGCGATCGCCTCATCGAGCGTGCGGGTGTCGGAGTTCGCGTAGTGGGTGATCTGCTCGGGAGTGAAGACGGTCCCGCGCGGGATCAGATCGAGTGCGTCATTGCCTGTTCGCTCAGTGCTCATGCGATCAGAATATCCACAGCCGACACCAAAGAACAGGGCCGATTATGCGCGGCCGCGGTTGCGCCGGCGGATCGCCGTCGGCGGCCGGCCACCGACGAACGACGCGCCCGAATCAACGACGTAGCCCTGCTTCAACGCCTCGCGGCCGATGAGCATCCGAAACACCATTTCCTCGCGGTCAGTCAACGTGACCTCGACAGGAACGACACGGCCAACAAGCCCAAGATCCATCACGACCACGAGCCTGTCTTGGGTGTGCCCCGACGAGCTTCGAACCGTGCGTCGATCATGGATTGGAAGCTCGACCTCGACCTCGTCGAGTTCGCCCTCCTGCCAGGGCTGCACGGTGAATCTCACCCATGGCTCTTGGCCGCGTTCGAAAGGAGTAATGTTGCCCGCGTGCAAGGCCGAGGTTTGCGCCCCGGTGTCGATTTTGGCCTTGATCCACGGCACTCCGATTCCGGGCAGGCTCACCCATTCACGCCAGCCCGTCAGGGTGCTTGAATAGTATTCGTCCACGACTTCTATCTTGGCAGGAAATCACCTTGAAACTGGCGATTCTTTCGCGCGCCCCTCAGGCGTACTCGACGCAGCGCCTTCGCGCGGCCGCAGAACAGCGCGGTCACAATGTGAAGGTGCTCAACACCCTTCGCTTTGCGATCGACCTCGCGACGGATGAGCCCGACTTGAGATATCGCGGCAAGCTCTTGAGCGACTACGACGCGATCCTGCCGCGTATTGGCAACTCGATCACGTACTTCGGTACCGCCGTCGTGCGGCAGTTCGAGCAGATGGACGTCTACACGCCGAACACCGCGAACGGAATTTCGAATGCGCGCGACAAGCTGCGGGCCATCCAGATCCTGTCGCGGCACTCCATCGAGATGCCGCCGACAGCATTCGTGCGCAATCGCGCGGATGTTCGGCCCGCGATCGAGTCCGTTGGCGGCGCGCCAGTTGTTATCAAGCTGCTCGAGGGCACACAGGGAATCGGCGTGATTCTCGCGCCCCAGGTGAAGGTTGCCGAAGCGATCATCGAGACGCTGCACTCGACCCAGCAGAACGTGCTCATCCAGAAGTTCATCGCCGAGAGCCGTGGTCGCGACATTCGCGCGCTCGTCGTTGGCGATCGAGTTGTCGCGGCGATGCGCCGCGTCGCGTCGGGCGACGAGTTTCGGTCGAACGTGCACCGCGGCGGCACCGTCGAGCCCGTGCAGCTCGACCCAGCCTACGAACAGACGGCGGTGCGCGCCGCCCAAATCATGGGGCTGCGCGTCGCCGGCGTCGACATGCTCGAGGGGGACGACGGTCCACTCGTTATGGAAGTGAACTCCTCGCCAGGCCTCCAAGGCATCGAGACTGCGACCGATCTCGACGTCGCCGGGGCGATCATCGACTACATCGCCAACCAGGTGAACTTCCCCGAGATTGACGTGCGCCAGCGCCTGTCGGTCTCGACAGGCTATGGTGTGGCGGAGCTCGCGATGCATGCCGGGGCGGAGCATGTCGGCAAGCCGCTCGGCGAGCTCGGATTGTGGGAGCGAGACATCACCGTGTTGACGCTGCACCGCGGCGTGCAGGTGATCCCGAACCCGCGCAAGCACGTCGTACTCGAGCCCGAAGATCGGCTCCTCTGCTTCGGCAAGCTCGAAGAGATGCGATCAATGATCCCTGAGCGGCCGCGCCGTCGCGCGCGCGTGCGCAAGCTTCCGCCGGAGGCCCAGGACCTCGTCGACGGCTAGTAGTGCAATGAAGGGTGACCTTGCTTCCCTGATTCGGCGTCTCGCGGAAGGCAAAGCGATTCCCGAGCGGGAGATTCATGCCGTCGCTGAGCCGGGGGTCGCAGACGCCCTCGTCGAGCTGGTGCGGCGCACCGCCACGCTCAGACAGCGCAGCACCGAGCTTCGTGCCGTTATGTCGTCGACTCGGGACCTTCTCACAACCACCGACGCTGAACTCTTGCTGCAGCGCATCGTCGACAGGGCGCACGAGCTCATTGACCTCGACATTGCGTACCTGTCGGTGTACGACTCGAGCAATGAGGAACTCTATGTTCGGGCG
Above is a window of Leucobacter aridicollis DNA encoding:
- a CDS encoding N-formylglutamate amidohydrolase, whose product is MSTERTGNDALDLIPRGTVFTPEQITHYANSDTRTLDEAIADADLLVATPHSGAAIPEELAEFLSPALTRRLQYDFSDVATAAIVRRWAEIDPRIVAVINPHPRLIRDPNRKKPADVRSDLAAAIERVREAGAWQKVDLTGVDAIRPVTFSFFPILEIPGTDEGLQRLVDAFAETAEQGLGVYERTREELTDRFVAQGLERGGSFTRLSFHDTMNTTTTREGAVNVERAEKDRLPAIVALSNRGDHDGEERDPEDRPTMDPAALRALAAAHREGFGAATPDDVLLNQPYLGSEEIRAAGERFGAMRAEADAAGLRLGAVQAEFLREFLLGDAAAAELQEPGTEWIEEDPAHIDEIAQACKRSWDAFRAATA
- a CDS encoding ATP-dependent zinc protease family protein, whose protein sequence is MDEYYSSTLTGWREWVSLPGIGVPWIKAKIDTGAQTSALHAGNITPFERGQEPWVRFTVQPWQEGELDEVEVELPIHDRRTVRSSSGHTQDRLVVVMDLGLVGRVVPVEVTLTDREEMVFRMLIGREALKQGYVVDSGASFVGGRPPTAIRRRNRGRA
- a CDS encoding RimK family alpha-L-glutamate ligase, with protein sequence MKLAILSRAPQAYSTQRLRAAAEQRGHNVKVLNTLRFAIDLATDEPDLRYRGKLLSDYDAILPRIGNSITYFGTAVVRQFEQMDVYTPNTANGISNARDKLRAIQILSRHSIEMPPTAFVRNRADVRPAIESVGGAPVVIKLLEGTQGIGVILAPQVKVAEAIIETLHSTQQNVLIQKFIAESRGRDIRALVVGDRVVAAMRRVASGDEFRSNVHRGGTVEPVQLDPAYEQTAVRAAQIMGLRVAGVDMLEGDDGPLVMEVNSSPGLQGIETATDLDVAGAIIDYIANQVNFPEIDVRQRLSVSTGYGVAELAMHAGAEHVGKPLGELGLWERDITVLTLHRGVQVIPNPRKHVVLEPEDRLLCFGKLEEMRSMIPERPRRRARVRKLPPEAQDLVDG